A single region of the Methylocystis echinoides genome encodes:
- a CDS encoding PRC-barrel domain-containing protein, which yields MIKAIVFAATLATAGAGVVYAQQSGTTGGSPGTTMGTERGTGGTMGTERGRTMGATGSTAQIMSTLPQHVTAVSNWYDQNVYDQQDNKIGEIKDMLLDREGKVQAVIVSVGGFLGMGEKDVAVAFDAVSPAQRENKWWLTMNASKDQLRTAPGFRFDRSKQAWTMAAR from the coding sequence ATGATCAAGGCGATTGTGTTCGCGGCCACGCTGGCCACGGCAGGCGCTGGCGTTGTTTACGCGCAGCAGAGCGGCACGACCGGCGGATCGCCGGGGACGACAATGGGAACGGAGCGCGGGACCGGCGGAACGATGGGGACGGAGCGCGGCCGGACGATGGGCGCGACCGGCTCGACGGCGCAGATCATGTCGACCCTGCCGCAGCATGTGACGGCGGTGTCGAACTGGTACGACCAGAACGTCTATGACCAGCAGGATAACAAGATCGGCGAGATCAAGGACATGCTGCTCGATCGCGAGGGCAAGGTCCAGGCGGTGATCGTGTCGGTCGGCGGCTTCCTCGGCATGGGCGAAAAGGATGTCGCGGTCGCATTCGACGCGGTCTCGCCTGCGCAGCGCGAGAACAAGTGGTGGCTGACCATGAACGCCAGCAAGGATCAGCTCCGCACCGCGCCGGGCTTCCGCTTCGACCGCTCGAAGCAGGCGTGGACGATGGCGGCCCGCTGA
- a CDS encoding Hsp20 family protein, whose product MRHFDLSPLYRQTVGFDRLFNLLDQAGGVDSASTYPPYNIERTGENAYRVTLAVAGFSRDELSIESRENTLSIKGSKEQTGPAEGREVLHQGIAARAFERRFQLADHVVVTGASFVNGLLHVDLVREIPEAQKPRRIEIGSAEPTAKVVESKAA is encoded by the coding sequence ATGCGTCACTTCGACCTCTCGCCCCTCTATCGTCAGACCGTGGGCTTTGATCGTCTTTTCAATCTGCTGGATCAGGCCGGCGGCGTCGACAGCGCCTCGACCTATCCGCCCTATAATATCGAGCGGACGGGCGAAAACGCCTATCGCGTCACGCTTGCGGTCGCGGGTTTTTCCCGTGACGAGCTCTCCATAGAGAGCCGCGAGAACACGCTCTCGATCAAGGGCTCCAAGGAGCAGACCGGGCCCGCCGAGGGTCGCGAGGTGCTCCACCAGGGCATCGCCGCCCGCGCCTTCGAGCGTCGCTTCCAGCTGGCGGACCATGTCGTTGTCACGGGCGCAAGCTTCGTCAACGGCTTGCTGCATGTCGACCTCGTGCGCGAGATCCCGGAGGCGCAGAAGCCGCGCCGCATCGAGATTGGCTCGGCCGAACCCACCGCAAAGGTTGTCGAGTCCAAGGCGGCCTGA